The nucleotide window TACGCATTTGAATCTTAAACTGGCACCACGGAGTAAATTCAGCCAGCAATTTGCAGGCGGGGAATATATCATTAATTGCTATAACGGCAGCAGGTTATATAGTCAGCGTCAGGTAGTGGTAATTGATGATGTTGAGGATTTGGAAACGGTTTATAGTGCCTGGTGGGATGAGCATCTTCAGGAGGTTTTGCTGTCTCCTGATCCGCGTTTTCGGGCTTTACGGATTTATCGCCGGGGAGTGGAACCGCATGTATTTTTCCAATATTTAGTGGGTAAAACGGAGTCTGGGGTATTGTACCGGAGCCATTTTCGGAAGTGGTTTATGTATATTCGGAGCAGTTTTGAGCATGAGCACACGGAGCAGGGGGATTATTATTATAAGGTGCAAAAGCGGGTACACGGGTGCTGGAGTGCGGCTTCAACTGACTTTAGAAAGGTGTGGGAAAAGTATCATATCCGGTGGTTTGATGCGAATTACCGGAAACGGTGGAAGATAGTGAGGCAGCATAATTTGTGGAGTAAACTTGTGTTCCGGGCAGGAGGGATATTGGGGTTTGATCTGGAAGAGCTCTCGCCCACTAACTGGCTGCCGGGAGTGGAAACGCTGGGTGATCTGCTGGAAGTGTGCGGAATAGGGTTTTATGGATTGAGTGAAGGGGAATGTGGTGTAAGAATTTTTTAGCCACCATCCTTCGCACAAGTCAACTATATTATCAGCCCTCCACAAATTTCGGTGTAATAACACCTCAAAATGTGTAGGGCGATTCACATATCGTGTTAACTTTAAACATAATTAACTAACTTTTTTAACATAACCGTTCCAGGGATAACTTTTCCTCATAATTTGGATCATAAAACTCCCCTTTTTTTAGTAATGAATATATCAGTTTTAATAGTTTATTTGCAATTGCAATAATAGTCTTTTTATACTCTTTTCCCTCATCCCGCTTTTTCTGATAATAAATACCATATCTCTCACTGTGCTTGAAAACAGAAGCTGCCATTAAAAACAGCGTACTTCGTAAATATTTATTTCCTCTTTTTGAGATTTTACCCTTTTTATTAACTGAACTTCCGCTTTGAGAAATGCTAGGATCAATACCAGCGTAAGCACTCAATTTCTTCCAATCTGAAAACAAACTTAGATCTTTGGTCTCAATTAAAAAACTTAATGCTGTAGAATTACCTATTCCTTCAATCGAGGTTATTATCTCAATTTCATTGTCATATTTACCCGCTGTCTGCTTTTCTAATTCTGCCTCTACTTTTTTAATGCGTGACATCTTCTCAAGAATCTCATCAATAAGCTCTGTAATAATAAACTGGGAAGTCTCAGTTGCGATCCCAATGGATGTCTTAGCCATTTCTTTGAGTTGGGCTGCAGTGATAGATAGCCTGGTAGCTTTGCACTTTTTCAGCATCTTTTCTATGGTTAAAATCCTCATTTTACTTAGCTTAACAGGAAGACAACATACACGTAACAAATACAGGATAGTTTTGCGGTAAATGAAATCCTTTTTAAGACTTACTAACTCTGGAAATATTGAGACCATCATCTCTTTGAAAGTTGTTTTCTGAGAACTCAAGGCTCTTACTAAACTTTGTCTATACCTTGATAGTTCTTTAAATGCATCATGTTCTGGATTATAAAGATGCAGCGAGTTATGATTATCAACAGCATATTCAGCAATCAACTTTGCGTCTTTTTTATCTGTTTTTGTCTTACGCAGGTCCTTTGATTCATTGTATTTTTTGATCAGTAATGGCTGCAATACACATACATCGAATCCATTATCAACTAAATAATTACTGACTCTGCGATGGTACTTACCAGTAGATTCCATTACAAAAATGGTGTTTTGATTGACATCCGCCTCTGCGATTCTTTTAATGTTTTTTAAAGAGTCAATGGTCATTGGAAGTTTGCTGTGGCAGATAATTTGCTTACTTTGATTAAGCAAGCAATAATCAAAACTGTCTTTTGAAATATCAATGCCACAGAAAGCAGTGTATGAAAGTGTCTTTTCATTCATTGTTTTCTCCTATTATTTATTTTGGGGGAAAGCAAGTCTGCTTTTATCCTACCTTCCGGTTAACGAAGACTCGAGGTCTAATCAACCAATACGGATTGTAAGCAGGCGACAGACTTGTGCAGAGACTCGAGGTCTAGGCTTCGTTAGTCGTCCTGCTTACTTTCCCCTTAAAACCAATCTGTTTTTCTTAGATTTCAAGCAAAGACAAATCTAATATGGTTCATGTAGAAGGCTACGGCACGGCAGGCGGATTACACTGATGAGCACCGATAATGTAATCAGCCATAGGCTGACAAGATGTAAGAGTTTGAACCACTGAAGGCACTGAAAAACACTGAAGAAGAGATTTTTTTGAGCTTAATCACGAGTTTTTTTATTCTTCTACACTTTTTCGTGCATATTCGCGATTTTCGTTGATAATATTTTTTTTTAAGTCTATCAGTCCTGAAGTCTTTAAGTCGTGCTGTCTTTAAGTCGAGTAGTCACTTCGTCACTTCGTCACTTCGTCACTCCGTCACTCCTTCGCTCTTTCGCTCCTTCGCTCCTTCGCTCCGTAGGGTGCTGTAATATTATTTCCTTAAATGGATAATAACTAAATGAATAACCGAACAGATATATGATTATTATTGACAAAAAGATACATATTATTTCACTTTAACATATAATGAAAGACGGAATTGGATAATAATTAAGCCAGAAGATATGATATTACTGAAAGGGAGTATGAAAATGACAGATATTGAAATTATCAACAAAATCAGTGATGTGATTGGTTTTGAAATTATAGAAGGTGATGAAGAAAGAGGATACCAGTTAAATGAAAACGGAGATATTACCAGGATATCGTTGATAAATACAGGATTAAATGACCTGAATAAGACAATTAACTATCTGAAACAATTAAAATCTCTATCTGCATTGGACTTAAGTGAAAATGATATTATTGATATAAGATATTTAAAGAAACTTAGAAACTTGACCAGTTTGAGTTTGTTTGATAATGATGTCAGAGATATTAGAGTTTTAGAGCTTCTTACTAATTTAAATGAATTGAATCTTGGTTTTGGTCTCAAAAAATATATATCAAAAACTCGTAATTCAGACGACCAGACATCATCAGATAGTCAATGGGATAGTATTCGTGACATTTCACCATTAAGGGGACTGGTTAAACTCAAGTCATTAGGCTTGTATAATAATCAGATCAGCGATCTTTCACCCTTACAGGGACTGGTTAACTTGAGTTCATTAAACCTGAGTTATAATGAAATCATCGATCTATCACCCATACAGGGACTGGTTAAGCTCAATTCATTAGAGCTGGATGGTAACAAAGTCAATGATCTATCACCCTTACAGGGACTGATTAATCTCAATTTATTTGCCCTGAGTTATAATCAAGTAAGCGATCTATCACCGTTACAGGGATTGATTAATCTCAATTCATTAGACCTGAATTATAATCAAGTCAGCGATCTTACTCCTATACAGGGGCTGGTAAATCTGAAATCATTAGACCTGAGTCATAATCAAGTCAGCGATCTATCACCCTTACAGGGAATGGTTAATCTCAATTCATTAGACCTGTTTAATAATCGAGTCAACGATCTTACTCCCTTACAGGGGTTGGTTAATCTCAATTCATTCAACTTGATGAGTAATGAACTCAGCAATCTTACTCACTTACAGGAACTGGTTAACTTGAAATCATTAAACCTGACGAATAATCAAGTCAGCGATCTATTACCCTTGCAGGGACTGGTTAACTTGAATTCATTAAATCTGAGGTATAACAAAGTCAGCGATCTATCACCCTTACAGGAACTGGTTAACCTGAATTATTTAAACCTGGAAGATAATCAAGTCAACGATCTTACTCCCTTACAGGATTTGGTTAACCTTGATTCATTGAATCTAAATGATAACAAAATTAGCGATCTTTCACCCTTACAGGGATTGGTTAAACTAAAGTCATTGA belongs to Candidatus Stygibacter australis and includes:
- a CDS encoding IS110 family transposase, whose product is MNEKTLSYTAFCGIDISKDSFDYCLLNQSKQIICHSKLPMTIDSLKNIKRIAEADVNQNTIFVMESTGKYHRRVSNYLVDNGFDVCVLQPLLIKKYNESKDLRKTKTDKKDAKLIAEYAVDNHNSLHLYNPEHDAFKELSRYRQSLVRALSSQKTTFKEMMVSIFPELVSLKKDFIYRKTILYLLRVCCLPVKLSKMRILTIEKMLKKCKATRLSITAAQLKEMAKTSIGIATETSQFIITELIDEILEKMSRIKKVEAELEKQTAGKYDNEIEIITSIEGIGNSTALSFLIETKDLSLFSDWKKLSAYAGIDPSISQSGSSVNKKGKISKRGNKYLRSTLFLMAASVFKHSERYGIYYQKKRDEGKEYKKTIIAIANKLLKLIYSLLKKGEFYDPNYEEKLSLERLC